Proteins found in one Takifugu rubripes chromosome 17, fTakRub1.2, whole genome shotgun sequence genomic segment:
- the LOC101075918 gene encoding ependymin-2-like — MTGGFTVMAANVSCSGQISYDAFGQKIRVRSTGLASSETFYVDQLMLFRQKVYYEIDWLKSSCKKKPLDTAFIPMQVPFDAHATMQMFLGSSASWGMGVLVNSWSGVLPNNGYYTGVFTEIGCIPMTFFSYMPTSGWSMISTFNWVLGNTNPMDFAPPSFCAKSKLEVTETPDNMFTALQALALKTKRGD; from the exons ATGACCGGCGGCTTCACTGTG ATGGCCGCCAACGTCTCGTGTAGTGGACAGATCAGCTACGACGCCTTTGGTCAGAAGATACGCGTGAGGAGCACTGGGCTCGCCAGCAGTGAAACCTTCTACGTCGACCAGCTGATGCTTTTCCGCCAG AAAGTCTACTATGAGATCGACTGGCTCAAATCATCCTGCAAGAAGAAGCCACTGGACACCGCCTTCATCCCCATGCAAGTTCCTTTTGATGCTCATGCGACCATGCAGATGTTCTTgggctcctctgcctcctgggGGATGGGTGTTCTTGTTAACAGCTGGTCTGGGGTGCTGCCCAACAACG GCTATTACACGGGCGTCTTCACTGAGATCGGCTGCATCCCCATGACCTTCTTCTCCTATATGCCAACATCTGGATGGAGCATGATCAG CACCTTCAACTGGGTGTTGGGGAACACGAACCCCATGGACTTTGCTCCTCCTTCCTTTTGTGCCAAGTCCAAACTGGAGGTGACAGAAACACCAGACAACATGTTCACGGCTCTGCAGGCTCTGGCCTTGAAGACCAAGAGGGGGGATTAA